One window from the genome of Sesamum indicum cultivar Zhongzhi No. 13 linkage group LG15, S_indicum_v1.0, whole genome shotgun sequence encodes:
- the LOC105178213 gene encoding PHD finger protein MALE MEIOCYTE DEATH 1: MAPPVLESNMKRNVAPSKFYGLHSFGEPGFPLSLTGAFRDNIRQFLRECAEPEDYDLDGMPIWCTFLVYENRGTVLPLYTVEENVKHSDRPFCDYCRCAGWSHHFVSKRKYHFIIPGHDEWNKPLNEGAFDLQTHLLHGLIHCNGFGHLICINGIEGGSKYICGREIMDLWDRICSTLHARQITVEDSSRKHTMDLRLLYGVAYGHCWFGKWGYRFCRGSFGVKEHDYERATDILSSVELDQLIDDFSITNGCSHIEQIIHHYRDMSETNLVTIRDLLRFMLEHKPTVPTARYSTRISWSAKKLAFPTPIKRCSLKLSTRLALRKSPLGKDYPTKCRKFSNVAANLDSRWPVRRLEHVAEVIVEALKEKRAVNNGGSSGMTRQEARDAARLHIGDTGLIDHVLKVMNNVVVGNYIVRRAVNRSTKVLEYTIQDSKSSKEAYLSKVPELIQTHAIGVGRSVFDDMAYLYTNVFLGYPESSDSMKLAVQMILYSKHFVKEWPFRDEDDDSLRFICRLTMSSIDLNSNSSCDFPPREYIVVPLYATIGDLKVAIQNAMRETYCVMEKLLVTDILDMEGLQDEEVLFGIIESGRELWVRGFGLDLENDLRYEGGTEKWTVRCKCGARDDDGERMVACDICETWQHTRCSGIEDTEAVPRLFVCDACCSSLAPVQTQCSFTYNYDSYQGPLMLPHIPEVDMGLLYCK, from the exons ATGGCACCTCCTGTTCTTGAATCCAACATGAAAAGAAACGTAGCACCATCCAAGTTTTATGGCCTCCACTCTTTCGGAGAGCCCGGCTTCCCCCTTTCTCTCACCGGCGCATTTCGCGATAACATTCGTCAGTTTCTTCGAGAATGCGCGGAGCCTGAGGACTACGATTTGGACGGGATGCCCATCTGGTGCACTTTCTTGGTGTATGAGAACAGAGGAACAGTTCTCCCCCTATACACTGTTGAAGAAAATGTGAAGCATTCTGATAGACCCTTCTGCGACTACTGCCGGTGTGCTG GATGGAGCCATCATTTCGTGTCGAAAAGGAAGTATCATTTCATAATTCCTGGGCATGATGAGTGGAATAAGCCTCTTAATGAGGGTGCTTTTGATCTGCAAACGCATCTCTTGCATGGTTTGATTCACTGCAACGGGTTCGGACATTTGATCTGCATTAATGGGATTGAAGGGGGTTCTAAGTACATATGTGGTAGGGAAATCATGGATCTCTGGGATCGTATTTGCTCTACTCTTCATGCTCG GCAAATTACAGTGGAAGATTCATCAAGGAAGCACACTATGGATCTCCGATTGCTTTATGGCGTTGCTTATGGGCACTGCTGGTTTGGTAAATGGGGATACCGATTCTGCCGCGGGAGTTTTGGAGTGAAGGAGCATGATTATGAAAGAGCAACGGATATTCTCAGCTCCGTGGAGCTTGATCAATTAATTGACGATTTCAGTATCACAAATGGATGCTCACATATTGAGCAGATCATCCACCATTACAGAGATATGAGTGAGACCAATTTGGTTACAATTAGAGACTTACTCAGATTTATGCTTGAGCACAAGCCCACAGTTCCAACTGCTAGATATTCCACCAGAATTTCATGGTCCGCAAAAAAATTAGCCTTTCCTACTCCCATCAAGAGATGTTCTCTGAAACTGTCCACAAGACTTGCTTTGAGGAAGAGCCCACTTGGAAAGGATTATCCGACCAAGTGCAGAAAATTTTCCAATGTTGCTGCCAATTTGGATAGTAGATGGCCCGTTAGAAGACTTGAGCATGTCGCAGAAGTCATTGTGGAGGCactgaaagaaaagagagcagTAAATAATGGAGGCAGTAGTGGAATGACAAGACAGGAGGCTCGTGATGCAGCACGACTCCATATTGGCGATACAGGATTAATAGATCATGTGCTGAAAGTCATGAACAATGTGGTCGTTGGAAATTACATTGTTCGTCGTGCAGTCAACAGATCCACTAAGGTTCTGGAATACACTATTCAAGATTCCAAAAGCAGCAAGGAGGCTTATCTCTCAAAAGTTCCTGAGTTAATTCAGACACATGCTATAGGTGTCGGGAGAAGTGTTTTCGATGACATGGCCTATTTGTATACAAATGTCTTCCTGGGGTATCCAGAATCTTCTGATTCAATGAAATTGGCTGTTCAAATGATTCTTTACAGTAAGCATTTTGTCAAGGAGTGGCCTTTCAGAGATGAGGATGATGACTCACTGAGGTTCATTTGCAGACTAACAATGAGctcaattgatttaaattctaattctTCTTGTGACTTTCCACCTCGAGAGTATATAGTGGTTCCACTCTATGCTACAATTGGCGATCTAAAGGTAGCCATCCAGAACGCAATGCGTGAGACGTACTGTGTGATGGAGAAACTTCTTGTAACAGATATTTTAGATATGGAAGGGTTGCAGGATGAGGAAGTTCTTTTTGGCATAATTGAGTCAGGTCGGGAGCTCTGGGTGAGGGGTTTTGGATTAGATTTGGAGAATGATTTGAGATATGAAGGGGGAACAGAGAAGTGGACGGTTAGATGCAAGTGCGGGGCACGAGATGATGATGGAGAGAGAATGGTGGCGTGTGATATTTGTGAGACGTGGCAGCATACAAGATGCAGTGGTATTGAAGACACTGAAGCAGTGCCTAGATTGTTTGTGTGCGATGCATGCTGCAGTTCACTTGCACCAGTCCAAACACAGTGCAGTTTTACATATAACTACGATTCTTACCAGGGACCTCTGATGCTTCCTCATATCCCTGAGGTTGACATGGGGCTGCTCTACTGTAAATAG
- the LOC105178212 gene encoding ubiquitin domain-containing protein DSK2a isoform X1 encodes MGGGDVANEGGDSCNAVTEEVTVNIRCSNGSKFAVQVKLNSKVEFFKSILAEKCEIPLQQQRLIYKGRILKDDQTLQSYGLEADHTVHLVRGFATAAPADSAATTGAGARSANPVSTTDGGSNQGGSLGGSGSGSSLFPGLGLNGLGNSNGLFGIALPEMEQMQQQLTQNPNMIRELLNMPLVQNLMNDPETIRNFIVNNPQMREVMDRNPELAHILNDPATLRQTMEAARNPEIMREMMRNTDRAMSNIESSPEGFNMLRRMYENVQEPFLNATTMTGDNSSDLGSNPFAALLGAQGGAPRRENSTSTTTPGPESTTNSPAPNTNPLPNPWVSTGTGRTQTNSGVRSNPTGEVRPVSPGGLGGPGFPGFEQMLGSVPDLTSFNQLMQNPTISQMMRNLLSNPQYMNQILGLNPQLQSMLDSNPQLRDMMQNPDFIRQLTSPETMQQLLNFHQALSSQLRNQTSREPGQNAGGTAGTANVGLDMLMNMFGGLGAVGGTTTPNRSQAPPEELYAAQLSQLQEMGFFDTQENIRALIATAGNIHAAVERLLGNPGQ; translated from the exons ATGGGAGGGGGCGACGTGGCCAATGAAGGAGGCGATTCATGCAACGCCGTTACGGAAGAGGTGACGGTGAACATCCGTTGCTCGAACGGCTCGAAATTCGCTGTTCAGGTGAAATTGAACTCGaaagttgaatttttcaaGTCAATCCTTGCTGAGAAATGTGAAATCCCCCTTCAGCAACAGCGTCTGATCTACAAAGGCCGCATCTTGAAGGACGATCAGACCCTTCAAAGCTACG GTCTGGAGGCCGATCACACTGTCCACTTGGTTCGAGGTTTTGCAACAGCTGCGCCTGCAGATAGTGCAGCTACAACTGGTGCTGGGGCTCGAAGTGCTAATCCAGTTTCAACCACGGATGGTGGCTCTAATCAAGGTGGATCACTTGGAGGATCTGGTTCTGGGTCTTCATTGTTTCCTGGACTCGGCCTCAATGGTCTAGGAAACAGCAATGGTTTATTTGGAATTGCACTTCCTGAGATGGAACAGATGCAGCAACAGTTAACTCAAAACCCCAACATGATTAGAGAGCTTTTAAATATGCCTCTAGTTCAGAATTTAATGAATGATCCTGAAACCATTCGTAACTTTATTGTGAACAATCCTCAAATGCGTGAGGTCATGGATCGTAACCCGGAGCTCGCACACATACTTAATGATCCCGCGACCCTACGTCAGACAATGGAGGCAGCACGGAACCCTGAAATAATGCGTGAGATGATGCGCAACACTGACAGGGCAATGAGCAATATTGAATCTTCTCCTGAGGGTTTTAACATGCTGAGAAGAATGTATGAGAATGTGCAAGAACCCTTCCTTAATGCAACAACCATGACAGGTGACAATAGTTCTGACTTGGGATCAAATCCATTTGCGGCTCTGTTGGGAGCTCAAGGTGGGGCCCCCCGAAGAGAGAACTCCACCAGTACCACGACTCCTGGACCTGAAAGTACAACCAATTCCCCTGCTCCAAATACAAATCCACTTCCCAATCCTTGGGTCTCTACTGGAA CTGGAAGAACGCAGACAAACTCAGGTGTGAGGTCCAACCCTACTGGTGAGGTGAGGCCTGTGTCACCTGGTGGCTTGGGTGGACCTGGTTTTCCAGGTTTTGAGCAAATGCTGGGTTCTGTACCAGATCTCACCTCTTTTAATCAGTTAATGCAAAATCCCACCATTTCTCAGATGATGCGTAATCTCTTATCTAATCCTCAGTACATGAATCAG ATACTTGGCCTCAATCCGCAGCTGCAGAGCATGCTTGATTCCAATCCTCAGCTTAGAGATATGATGCAAAATCCTGATTTTATTCGTCAATTGACTTCTCCTGAGACAATGCAG CAACTTCTGAATTTTCACCAAGCTCTGTCATCTCAACTTCGTAACCAGACATCTCG AGAACCAGGACAAAATGCTGGTGGAACAG CTGGAACAGCCAATGTCGGATTGGATATGTTGATGAACATGTTTGGTGGACTTGGGGCTGTTGGTGGCACCACAACTCCAAACAGATCTCAAG CGCCCCCTGAAGAATTATATGCCGCACAACTCTCTCAGTTACAGGAAATGGGCTTCTTTGATACCCAAGAAAACATCCGAGCACTGATCGCCACTGCAGGAAACATCCATGCTGCTGTGGAGCGACTTCTGGGAAATCCTGGCCAGTAG
- the LOC105178212 gene encoding ubiquitin domain-containing protein DSK2a isoform X2, giving the protein MGGGDVANEGGDSCNAVTEEVTVNIRCSNGSKFAVQVKLNSKVEFFKSILAEKCEIPLQQQRLIYKGRILKDDQTLQSYGLEADHTVHLVRGFATAAPADSAATTGAGARSANPVSTTDGGSNQGGSLGGSGSGSSLFPGLGLNGLGNSNGLFGIALPEMEQMQQQLTQNPNMIRELLNMPLVQNLMNDPETIRNFIVNNPQMREVMDRNPELAHILNDPATLRQTMEAARNPEIMREMMRNTDRAMSNIESSPEGFNMLRRMYENVQEPFLNATTMTGDNSSDLGSNPFAALLGAQGGAPRRENSTSTTTPGPESTTNSPAPNTNPLPNPWVSTGTGRTQTNSGVRSNPTGEVRPVSPGGLGGPGFPGFEQMLGSVPDLTSFNQLMQNPTISQMMRNLLSNPQYMNQILGLNPQLQSMLDSNPQLRDMMQNPDFIRQLTSPETMQQLLNFHQALSSQLRNQTSREPGQNAGGTANVGLDMLMNMFGGLGAVGGTTTPNRSQAPPEELYAAQLSQLQEMGFFDTQENIRALIATAGNIHAAVERLLGNPGQ; this is encoded by the exons ATGGGAGGGGGCGACGTGGCCAATGAAGGAGGCGATTCATGCAACGCCGTTACGGAAGAGGTGACGGTGAACATCCGTTGCTCGAACGGCTCGAAATTCGCTGTTCAGGTGAAATTGAACTCGaaagttgaatttttcaaGTCAATCCTTGCTGAGAAATGTGAAATCCCCCTTCAGCAACAGCGTCTGATCTACAAAGGCCGCATCTTGAAGGACGATCAGACCCTTCAAAGCTACG GTCTGGAGGCCGATCACACTGTCCACTTGGTTCGAGGTTTTGCAACAGCTGCGCCTGCAGATAGTGCAGCTACAACTGGTGCTGGGGCTCGAAGTGCTAATCCAGTTTCAACCACGGATGGTGGCTCTAATCAAGGTGGATCACTTGGAGGATCTGGTTCTGGGTCTTCATTGTTTCCTGGACTCGGCCTCAATGGTCTAGGAAACAGCAATGGTTTATTTGGAATTGCACTTCCTGAGATGGAACAGATGCAGCAACAGTTAACTCAAAACCCCAACATGATTAGAGAGCTTTTAAATATGCCTCTAGTTCAGAATTTAATGAATGATCCTGAAACCATTCGTAACTTTATTGTGAACAATCCTCAAATGCGTGAGGTCATGGATCGTAACCCGGAGCTCGCACACATACTTAATGATCCCGCGACCCTACGTCAGACAATGGAGGCAGCACGGAACCCTGAAATAATGCGTGAGATGATGCGCAACACTGACAGGGCAATGAGCAATATTGAATCTTCTCCTGAGGGTTTTAACATGCTGAGAAGAATGTATGAGAATGTGCAAGAACCCTTCCTTAATGCAACAACCATGACAGGTGACAATAGTTCTGACTTGGGATCAAATCCATTTGCGGCTCTGTTGGGAGCTCAAGGTGGGGCCCCCCGAAGAGAGAACTCCACCAGTACCACGACTCCTGGACCTGAAAGTACAACCAATTCCCCTGCTCCAAATACAAATCCACTTCCCAATCCTTGGGTCTCTACTGGAA CTGGAAGAACGCAGACAAACTCAGGTGTGAGGTCCAACCCTACTGGTGAGGTGAGGCCTGTGTCACCTGGTGGCTTGGGTGGACCTGGTTTTCCAGGTTTTGAGCAAATGCTGGGTTCTGTACCAGATCTCACCTCTTTTAATCAGTTAATGCAAAATCCCACCATTTCTCAGATGATGCGTAATCTCTTATCTAATCCTCAGTACATGAATCAG ATACTTGGCCTCAATCCGCAGCTGCAGAGCATGCTTGATTCCAATCCTCAGCTTAGAGATATGATGCAAAATCCTGATTTTATTCGTCAATTGACTTCTCCTGAGACAATGCAG CAACTTCTGAATTTTCACCAAGCTCTGTCATCTCAACTTCGTAACCAGACATCTCG AGAACCAGGACAAAATGCTGGTGGAACAG CCAATGTCGGATTGGATATGTTGATGAACATGTTTGGTGGACTTGGGGCTGTTGGTGGCACCACAACTCCAAACAGATCTCAAG CGCCCCCTGAAGAATTATATGCCGCACAACTCTCTCAGTTACAGGAAATGGGCTTCTTTGATACCCAAGAAAACATCCGAGCACTGATCGCCACTGCAGGAAACATCCATGCTGCTGTGGAGCGACTTCTGGGAAATCCTGGCCAGTAG